One genomic region from Yersinia canariae encodes:
- a CDS encoding amidohydrolase, producing MTQQSTVADVIYYNGTIYTADANNRVCSAIALGQGYILATGGDELIHQFSAPKTQLIDLAGKFMMPGLIDSHMHPFWGGKQLIGCNLNYAALSVEQTLEIIQQHLDNDPFKGENDWLTVRAWQRQAMTPVGADMSRAALDSLDTCRPVALFSNDCHTLAANSRALELLGIDENTPVPRDGKIARDARGKLTGILEDAPAMRAFDSIPSATPEKNVQIAAHVQRVLNAQGVTTVMDTRVFTEQLVAFRQLYERNELTLRVLGAKEVTPDSLQGVEDAARVVQEVVEFGRLWGSEEWTPAPGFAVDHLKLFIDGVLQPPTMTAALLEPYRANHGTAENPDWQPTDHYGDLYFTAPVVNAVILECARAGLHPHTHTVGDGAIEMVLDAVEQMRAALPGKDIRPGLAHNELVAAHQYDRFAKLGATAVLSFQWGGLPGVLIDEEREMLGETRFQHMEPAARFLEAGARISYGSDWPIDRLDEWYNLQVGMTRRAWHLDGSPAGPRLDNDRDLTLIETLRSATIDAAYMIAKEQYIGSLEAGKFADIIILKNNLFEQSPETIYQTQVESTLIGGKVVYQG from the coding sequence ATGACTCAACAATCTACTGTAGCCGATGTTATCTATTACAACGGCACGATTTACACGGCAGATGCCAATAACCGGGTTTGCAGTGCAATCGCACTAGGCCAGGGCTATATTCTGGCCACTGGTGGCGATGAGCTTATCCACCAGTTTTCCGCCCCGAAAACTCAACTTATTGATCTGGCAGGTAAGTTTATGATGCCCGGTCTTATCGATAGCCATATGCACCCGTTTTGGGGTGGGAAACAGCTAATCGGTTGTAATCTTAATTATGCCGCACTGAGTGTTGAGCAGACTTTGGAGATTATCCAGCAGCATCTCGATAATGACCCCTTTAAGGGCGAAAATGACTGGCTGACCGTGCGTGCGTGGCAGCGCCAAGCCATGACACCGGTTGGTGCCGACATGAGCCGAGCCGCACTGGATTCACTCGATACCTGTCGCCCGGTCGCGTTGTTCTCCAATGACTGCCATACGCTGGCGGCCAATAGCCGCGCGCTCGAGCTATTGGGTATTGATGAAAATACCCCCGTCCCACGAGATGGCAAAATTGCCCGTGATGCACGCGGAAAACTCACCGGTATTTTGGAAGATGCGCCAGCCATGCGGGCTTTTGACAGCATCCCTTCCGCCACGCCAGAAAAGAATGTGCAGATTGCCGCCCATGTGCAGCGAGTTCTGAATGCGCAGGGTGTCACGACAGTGATGGATACCCGAGTATTTACCGAACAATTGGTGGCTTTCCGTCAATTATATGAACGCAATGAACTGACTCTACGGGTGCTGGGCGCAAAAGAAGTGACGCCAGATAGCCTGCAAGGGGTGGAAGATGCTGCTCGCGTGGTACAGGAAGTCGTGGAGTTTGGTCGCCTGTGGGGAAGTGAAGAATGGACCCCGGCACCAGGTTTTGCTGTCGATCACTTAAAACTGTTTATCGACGGCGTACTACAGCCCCCCACCATGACCGCGGCACTGCTGGAACCTTATCGCGCCAACCACGGCACGGCAGAGAATCCAGACTGGCAACCCACTGATCATTATGGCGATCTCTATTTTACTGCGCCAGTGGTCAATGCTGTCATTTTGGAATGTGCTCGTGCGGGCCTGCACCCGCACACTCACACGGTGGGTGATGGCGCAATCGAGATGGTATTGGATGCCGTGGAGCAAATGCGCGCCGCCTTGCCGGGCAAAGATATTCGACCGGGATTAGCCCACAATGAACTGGTTGCGGCCCATCAATATGACCGTTTTGCCAAACTAGGGGCCACCGCGGTGCTGTCTTTCCAATGGGGCGGCTTGCCAGGGGTGCTAATTGATGAAGAGCGCGAAATGCTGGGCGAAACCCGTTTCCAGCATATGGAGCCGGCGGCCCGTTTCCTCGAAGCAGGGGCGCGAATTTCTTATGGTAGTGACTGGCCGATTGATCGCTTGGATGAATGGTACAACCTGCAAGTGGGAATGACCCGCCGTGCCTGGCATCTTGACGGCAGCCCCGCAGGCCCTCGGCTGGATAATGACCGGGATTTGACTCTGATTGAAACCTTGCGCTCTGCCACCATTGATGCGGCTTATATGATTGCCAAAGAGCAGTATATTGGTTCACTGGAAGCAGGCAAATTCGCTGATATTATTATCCTGAAAAATAATCTGTTTGAGCAATCGCCGGAGACGATTTATCAAACTCAGGTGGAATCCACTTTAATCGGCGGTAAAGTGGTTTATCAGGGCTGA
- a CDS encoding TetR family transcriptional regulator codes for MAYLNREERHNTILQAAMRVALSEGMNATTVRRVASEAGVAVGQVHHHFASVSQLRADAFLLLVKQSLAAFTINSQNLPAHERVLQVLGYPQDEVGQRETRLWNEISILAERDELIKEACAASMSDWHQATVDVINSGIETNEFRADINASDIAWRLIGLTCGLDGLTQLTELGFSEAEILRHLAAMIKTELLKTP; via the coding sequence TTGGCCTATTTGAATCGCGAAGAGCGCCATAACACCATTTTGCAAGCGGCGATGCGTGTCGCTCTCAGCGAAGGCATGAACGCGACCACTGTGCGCCGTGTCGCCAGTGAAGCGGGTGTGGCTGTTGGTCAAGTGCATCATCACTTTGCGTCGGTTTCACAACTGCGCGCTGATGCTTTTCTATTGTTAGTGAAACAATCTTTGGCCGCTTTTACGATAAACAGCCAAAACTTACCGGCCCATGAGCGGGTGCTTCAAGTGCTGGGTTATCCGCAAGATGAGGTGGGCCAGCGAGAAACCCGGTTATGGAATGAAATTTCCATACTGGCCGAACGCGATGAGCTAATTAAAGAGGCCTGTGCAGCCTCAATGTCCGATTGGCATCAGGCCACGGTAGACGTGATTAACTCAGGGATAGAAACTAATGAATTTCGCGCTGATATCAATGCCAGTGATATCGCATGGCGTTTGATTGGGTTGACCTGTGGTCTGGATGGGTTGACGCAATTAACTGAATTGGGCTTTTCGGAAGCCGAAATATTGCGCCATCTGGCGGCCATGATAAAGACTGAGTTACTTAAAACCCCTTAA
- a CDS encoding MFS transporter, with protein sequence MSKKWMIFYVIILMYLPVSIDATVLHVAAPRLGIALSATGSELLWIIDIYSLVMACLLLPMGALGDRIGFKRLALLGSVLFGLASLAAALAPSVAALIAARAFLAIGAAMILPATLSAVRHIFTDERERALALGIWVAIGTMGAAMGPLVGGLLMEYFYWGAVFLINIPIIIAVVIATLVVIPHQPMRTEQTWKLAPALVLITAILMLVYAAKTGLRGGGDPLMTSLSALFGGVMLFAFVRHQLLTSAPMIDFRLISQRVIAVGMVMAMTAMITLVGFELLLTQELQFVLGKTPLEAGIFLLPLMIASGVSGPISGWLVAKLGLRTVASAGIAFSSLSFLGLAWTDFATQTYLAWGWMILLGFSIEASLLASTAAIMSAAPPEKAGAAGAVEGMAYELGAGLGVAIFGLMLSRAYTASIVLPADLPASFVKQASASISETIQVVNSLGGNDALLNSAKLAFSASHSLVLGTASGLLILLAAVVWFAMPGKNVPQWEKGRRDKVTY encoded by the coding sequence ATGTCTAAAAAGTGGATGATTTTCTACGTTATTATTCTGATGTATCTCCCTGTTTCTATTGATGCAACTGTACTTCATGTGGCTGCACCACGGCTGGGGATCGCCTTGTCTGCCACCGGCAGTGAATTGCTGTGGATCATTGATATTTACTCACTGGTTATGGCGTGTTTATTACTCCCGATGGGGGCGCTGGGGGATCGCATCGGCTTTAAACGTCTGGCCCTATTGGGGTCGGTGCTGTTCGGGTTGGCCTCTTTGGCGGCTGCATTGGCTCCCTCAGTGGCGGCACTGATTGCCGCGCGTGCCTTTTTGGCGATTGGTGCGGCCATGATCCTACCTGCCACTTTGTCTGCGGTGCGTCATATTTTCACTGATGAGCGCGAGAGAGCATTGGCATTAGGAATTTGGGTGGCGATTGGCACCATGGGCGCGGCAATGGGGCCGTTGGTCGGCGGGCTCTTAATGGAATACTTTTATTGGGGAGCCGTATTCTTAATCAATATCCCCATTATTATTGCCGTGGTTATTGCCACGCTGGTGGTTATTCCTCATCAGCCGATGCGAACGGAACAAACATGGAAATTAGCCCCTGCGTTGGTATTGATCACCGCGATCCTCATGCTGGTCTATGCAGCTAAAACCGGGCTGCGGGGCGGGGGAGACCCATTAATGACATCCCTGTCCGCACTGTTTGGCGGTGTGATGTTGTTTGCCTTCGTGCGCCACCAATTATTGACTTCAGCCCCAATGATTGATTTTCGTCTGATAAGCCAGCGAGTTATTGCCGTCGGTATGGTCATGGCGATGACGGCGATGATAACGCTGGTGGGGTTTGAATTACTTCTGACGCAAGAATTGCAGTTTGTGTTAGGTAAAACTCCTCTGGAAGCAGGGATATTTTTGCTCCCGTTGATGATAGCCAGTGGGGTGAGCGGGCCGATATCCGGTTGGTTAGTGGCCAAACTGGGATTGCGCACTGTCGCCAGCGCCGGTATCGCTTTCAGTTCATTGAGTTTTTTGGGTCTGGCCTGGACTGATTTTGCCACTCAGACTTATTTGGCGTGGGGCTGGATGATATTGCTCGGTTTCAGTATTGAGGCTTCACTGCTTGCTTCCACGGCGGCAATTATGAGCGCAGCTCCTCCTGAAAAGGCCGGTGCCGCAGGCGCGGTTGAGGGCATGGCCTATGAACTGGGAGCCGGACTCGGGGTGGCAATTTTCGGTTTGATGCTTTCACGGGCTTATACCGCCTCTATTGTGTTGCCAGCAGATTTACCTGCTAGTTTTGTGAAGCAGGCCAGTGCTTCTATCAGCGAAACCATTCAGGTGGTGAATAGCCTTGGTGGGAATGATGCCCTGCTCAATAGTGCTAAACTTGCTTTCTCTGCTTCGCACAGTTTGGTGTTAGGCACCGCCAGCGGCCTGTTGATTCTGCTTGCCGCGGTGGTTTGGTTTGCCATGCCGGGAAAGAATGTGCCGCAGTGGGAAAAAGGCCGCCGCGACAAGGTCACGTATTAA
- a CDS encoding MlaE family ABC transporter permease: MTARPFTAQLDIDNSAQPVRVSIKGDWVLAHYSVLEPAVAQFRANQPQTVAFDLNQLGALDTAGATLLALLLGEERISNLRELAPQLPEERRTLLQTVSHVLPDLASESSEKPPSFWLELLANTGRSVDNLWQDIKSLLGFVGLTLEALFSTVFRPSRWRMTSLIANIQQIGLNAVPIIMLLTFLVGAVIAFLGATVLTTFGAGIFTVDLVVFSFLREFAVLLTAILMAGRTASAFTAEIGLMKANEEIDAIQTLGLNPVELLVLPRVLALLISLPMLTFIGMVCGIFGGMVVCALTLNISPTMFLSITQNSNGLQHFLVGISKAPIFAFLIAIIGCLEGFKVTGSAESVGVHTTTSVVHSIFVVILLDAVAALFFMEMGW, from the coding sequence ATGACCGCGCGGCCGTTCACAGCACAACTCGATATTGACAATTCAGCTCAACCCGTCCGGGTCTCTATCAAAGGAGATTGGGTGCTGGCGCATTACAGCGTTTTGGAACCGGCGGTGGCGCAATTTCGCGCGAATCAGCCCCAGACGGTGGCTTTTGATCTCAACCAATTGGGCGCTTTGGATACCGCCGGCGCAACTTTATTAGCGCTGTTGCTCGGCGAGGAGCGCATCAGTAACCTGCGCGAACTGGCCCCTCAACTGCCAGAAGAGCGCCGCACCCTACTGCAAACTGTCAGCCATGTTTTACCTGATTTAGCATCAGAATCATCAGAAAAACCACCGTCATTTTGGCTTGAATTATTGGCAAATACTGGCCGCTCAGTAGATAATTTATGGCAAGATATCAAGTCGTTACTGGGGTTTGTCGGCCTGACACTTGAAGCTTTATTCAGCACGGTTTTCCGCCCATCACGCTGGCGAATGACTTCATTGATTGCCAACATTCAGCAAATAGGCCTGAATGCTGTTCCCATCATTATGCTGCTGACCTTTCTGGTTGGGGCTGTTATTGCTTTCCTCGGCGCCACAGTATTAACCACTTTCGGGGCGGGTATTTTTACCGTCGATTTAGTGGTGTTTTCATTTCTGCGCGAATTTGCTGTACTGCTCACTGCCATTTTGATGGCGGGGCGCACCGCCAGTGCCTTTACTGCTGAAATCGGTCTGATGAAAGCCAATGAGGAAATTGACGCCATTCAAACCTTGGGGCTAAATCCGGTTGAATTATTAGTATTGCCACGGGTCTTGGCGCTGTTGATTTCATTACCTATGTTGACCTTTATTGGCATGGTTTGCGGTATTTTCGGCGGGATGGTGGTCTGCGCTCTGACACTCAATATTTCTCCCACCATGTTCTTGTCGATTACGCAAAACAGCAACGGATTGCAGCATTTTCTGGTGGGGATAAGCAAAGCGCCCATTTTCGCCTTCCTGATTGCCATTATTGGCTGTTTGGAGGGGTTCAAAGTCACCGGCAGTGCAGAGTCTGTCGGGGTGCATACCACCACCAGTGTGGTGCATTCAATCTTTGTGGTGATTCTGCTTGATGCCGTCGCGGCGCTGTTTTTCATGGAGATGGGATGGTGA
- a CDS encoding ABC transporter ATP-binding protein, whose amino-acid sequence MVSHMTQEPIIQIRNLVNCFGKQCVHEDLNLDVQRGEILGVVGGSGTGKSVLLRSIVGLRRPTAGQIHVFGQDLMTLSGQARSQVERRFGVLFQRGALFSSLTVTENVALPLIENAGLPRGEAERLAQVKLALAGLPPGAGSKYPASLSGGMVKRVALARALALDPDILFLDEPTAGLDPIGAAAFDSLIRTLRDALNLTVFLVTHDLDTLYTLCDRVAVLSQKKVLVVDTLDNVAATDDDWIQAYFHGPRGRAAYQAVAAINTEERL is encoded by the coding sequence ATGGTGAGCCACATGACGCAAGAGCCAATTATTCAAATCCGTAATCTGGTTAACTGCTTTGGTAAACAGTGCGTGCATGAGGATCTCAATCTCGATGTACAGCGCGGCGAAATTCTTGGGGTCGTGGGCGGTTCGGGCACGGGTAAGTCGGTGTTGTTACGCAGCATTGTGGGGCTTCGCCGTCCAACTGCGGGGCAGATTCATGTGTTTGGCCAGGATTTAATGACATTGTCGGGTCAAGCTCGTTCCCAGGTTGAACGCCGATTTGGTGTATTGTTTCAGCGGGGTGCATTATTCAGCTCTCTGACTGTGACAGAAAACGTGGCTTTGCCATTAATTGAAAATGCGGGGCTGCCGCGCGGCGAGGCTGAGCGCTTGGCGCAGGTGAAACTTGCACTGGCGGGGCTACCGCCGGGGGCGGGCAGTAAATATCCGGCATCACTGTCCGGTGGGATGGTTAAACGTGTTGCTTTAGCCCGAGCACTGGCATTAGACCCTGATATTCTGTTTCTTGATGAGCCGACGGCGGGCCTTGACCCTATTGGCGCGGCGGCGTTTGACAGTTTGATCCGCACTTTGCGTGATGCGCTAAATCTGACGGTATTTTTGGTCACACACGATTTGGATACGCTCTATACCCTTTGTGACCGTGTGGCGGTGCTTTCACAAAAGAAAGTGCTGGTGGTGGACACATTGGATAATGTGGCTGCAACCGATGATGACTGGATTCAAGCGTATTTTCATGGTCCGCGTGGCCGGGCTGCTTATCAGGCTGTGGCGGCGATTAATACTGAAGAGAGGTTGTAA
- a CDS encoding MlaD family protein — translation METRAHHVVIGLFTLIVVSAALLFCLWLTNAGSNRQFKLYDIVFNEPVSGLSQGSIVQYSGIRVGEVTQLRLDSEDPNKVWARIRVSASTPIREDTQARLTVAGITGTSNIQFSSSTPSSPLLEGKDGEIPIIIATPSPMSQLLANGENFMSNANDVLMRLNQLLAPDNQQRLITTLDNIALVSQTVADQRQDIRTMLQQLAQASKQANETLTQTNRLLRNANGLMDGQGKQLVNDAAKTMASLQNTSIILNKLVSENQTSLNNGMQGMNELGPAVDELRRTLATLRAAVSRLEENPAALLRGRERTQEFTPR, via the coding sequence ATGGAAACCCGTGCTCACCATGTCGTCATTGGTTTGTTCACTCTCATTGTGGTCAGTGCCGCACTGTTATTCTGCTTATGGCTGACAAATGCGGGTTCTAACCGCCAGTTCAAGCTATATGATATTGTTTTTAATGAACCGGTGAGTGGCCTGTCTCAGGGGAGTATCGTGCAGTACAGTGGCATTCGGGTCGGCGAGGTGACTCAACTGCGTTTGGACAGCGAAGACCCCAATAAGGTTTGGGCGCGTATCCGCGTGTCAGCATCCACGCCAATTCGCGAGGATACGCAGGCCCGGCTGACGGTAGCGGGCATCACCGGCACCTCGAATATTCAATTTAGCAGCAGCACCCCGTCAAGCCCGTTATTAGAGGGCAAAGATGGCGAGATCCCGATTATTATTGCCACTCCGTCACCTATGAGCCAATTACTGGCAAATGGTGAGAATTTCATGAGCAATGCTAATGATGTGCTGATGCGTTTGAATCAATTGCTGGCACCAGATAATCAGCAGCGGCTTATCACAACATTGGATAATATTGCGCTTGTCAGCCAAACCGTTGCCGACCAACGCCAAGATATTCGTACCATGTTGCAGCAGTTGGCGCAGGCCAGTAAACAAGCCAATGAGACACTGACACAAACGAATCGCTTGCTGCGCAATGCCAATGGATTGATGGACGGGCAGGGTAAACAACTGGTTAATGATGCCGCCAAGACTATGGCATCGTTGCAAAATACCAGCATTATCCTCAATAAATTGGTGAGTGAAAATCAGACTTCACTCAATAATGGTATGCAAGGAATGAATGAGTTGGGGCCAGCCGTTGATGAGTTGCGTAGAACATTAGCGACATTGCGTGCCGCTGTTTCCCGTTTGGAAGAAAATCCTGCGGCGCTGCTGCGGGGCCGTGAAAGAACACAGGAGTTTACGCCTCGATGA
- a CDS encoding ABC-type transport auxiliary lipoprotein family protein: MISLKLMHCARRRVGLLMLSALAMLLSACTILPSAPLSQVYLLPVPPAANAPRTQTVNWSLRVSQPATNQFINSSRIAVQPEGQEIAVYKNSRWTDPAPILLRNRLIQEFRTDGRIPAVSSDDDSLQADVELSGDLSAFQGVYQAGSSEVLIRFDARLVRISDRRIIATRHFEVRQPIKGAEMSEVVEAFGLANNQLASQVLNWTLQQSPQ; this comes from the coding sequence ATGATATCTCTGAAGTTAATGCACTGTGCCCGCCGTCGTGTCGGGCTGTTGATGTTATCCGCGCTGGCTATGTTGTTGTCAGCTTGCACTATTTTACCCAGTGCGCCGCTATCACAGGTTTATTTGCTGCCCGTGCCCCCAGCGGCAAATGCCCCGCGCACACAGACCGTCAATTGGTCACTGCGGGTTTCGCAACCGGCAACCAATCAGTTTATCAATAGCTCTCGTATTGCTGTTCAGCCCGAAGGGCAGGAAATTGCGGTCTATAAAAATTCGCGCTGGACAGACCCTGCCCCTATTTTGCTGCGTAATCGCCTGATTCAGGAGTTCCGCACTGATGGCCGCATTCCTGCGGTTAGCAGTGATGATGACAGCCTTCAAGCTGATGTTGAGTTGAGTGGTGACTTATCGGCATTTCAGGGGGTATATCAAGCAGGGAGCAGCGAGGTGTTGATTCGTTTCGATGCCCGTCTGGTAAGGATTTCAGATCGTAGAATTATCGCTACCCGCCACTTTGAAGTTCGGCAACCCATTAAGGGGGCGGAGATGAGTGAAGTGGTTGAGGCTTTTGGCTTAGCAAACAATCAGTTGGCCTCACAGGTACTGAACTGGACACTGCAACAGTCTCCTCAGTGA
- a CDS encoding cytochrome b, whose protein sequence is MLWKNTKEQFGRITISIHWLVALTVYALFALGLWMVTLGYYDGWYHQAPEIHKSIGCILFAVMLFRVVWRFISPPPKPLSNYSRFTRVSALLAHLILYIVLFLIMFSGYLISTADGQPINVFGLFSVPATLTNLPDQADTAGTVHLYLAWAVVVLSLLHGLAAIKHHFIDGDITLKRMLGRSTD, encoded by the coding sequence ATGCTTTGGAAAAATACCAAGGAGCAGTTTGGGCGCATCACTATAAGTATCCACTGGCTGGTCGCATTAACTGTATATGCGCTGTTTGCTCTAGGATTATGGATGGTGACTTTAGGCTATTATGATGGCTGGTATCATCAAGCCCCTGAAATACATAAAAGTATCGGCTGTATACTTTTCGCTGTGATGTTATTTCGGGTGGTTTGGCGCTTTATTTCGCCGCCGCCAAAGCCATTATCAAATTATAGTCGTTTTACACGAGTTAGTGCGCTATTGGCGCATCTGATTTTATATATCGTTTTATTTTTGATTATGTTCAGCGGTTATTTGATCTCAACAGCTGATGGGCAACCTATCAATGTATTTGGCTTGTTTAGTGTTCCGGCAACATTAACAAACTTACCGGACCAGGCAGATACTGCCGGGACAGTGCATCTTTATCTGGCTTGGGCTGTCGTAGTGCTTTCACTATTACATGGGCTGGCCGCGATTAAGCACCATTTTATTGATGGTGATATTACCCTTAAACGGATGCTGGGACGTAGCACCGACTAA
- a CDS encoding YceI family protein translates to MFNKTLLGLTVGALMFTAGSAVAAEYKIDKEGQHAFIEFRIKHLGYSWLYGSFNDFDGSFTFDEKDPAADKVKVVINTNSVDTNHAERDKHLRSKEFLNVSKFPQATFESTEVKKNAEGYTVVGNLTLNGVTKPVTLESKLTGQGNDPWGGYRAGFEANGNIKLKDFNITTDLGPASQEVELILSVEGVQAK, encoded by the coding sequence ATGTTTAATAAGACCCTGTTGGGCCTGACTGTAGGCGCACTGATGTTTACCGCAGGTAGTGCCGTAGCCGCCGAATATAAAATTGATAAAGAAGGTCAACATGCCTTTATCGAATTCCGGATTAAACACTTAGGCTATAGCTGGTTATATGGCAGTTTTAACGACTTTGATGGCTCTTTCACTTTTGATGAGAAAGATCCCGCCGCAGATAAAGTGAAAGTGGTTATCAATACAAATAGTGTAGATACCAATCATGCTGAGCGTGATAAACACCTGCGCAGTAAAGAATTCTTGAACGTCAGTAAATTCCCACAGGCGACGTTTGAGTCGACTGAGGTGAAGAAAAATGCTGAAGGTTATACAGTCGTGGGTAATTTAACATTAAATGGCGTAACCAAGCCCGTGACGTTAGAAAGTAAACTAACCGGCCAGGGTAATGATCCATGGGGTGGCTATCGCGCCGGTTTTGAAGCTAATGGTAATATTAAGCTGAAAGACTTTAATATCACCACTGACTTAGGCCCTGCATCACAGGAAGTCGAGCTGATTCTGTCAGTCGAAGGTGTTCAGGCTAAATAA
- a CDS encoding LacI family DNA-binding transcriptional regulator: MSTMQEVAKKAGVSKATVSRVLSGKGYVSDATKEQVFKAIEETGYRPNLLARNLATNKSECIGLVVTNTLYNGSYFNEILSQAAQKLENNGRQLVLVDGKHSAKEEQEAIQFLLDLRCDAIIIYPRFLTVDAMDLIIDKYKQPIMVVNRKLRKNHSHCIFCDHKGSSYNATKYLIERGHRDIAFITGSLDSPTAIERLSGYKAALAAFSLPAQDNLIVQGKWTAASGATAVESLLTNPSSFSAIIASNDDMAIGAMKRLNEVGLKVPGDISIIGFDNIPIAPFLLPPLSSIKDPVSGMINEVINRLVSMLDGGYLSNENIFQSDLIIRDSVSNGPFFSSFNA; the protein is encoded by the coding sequence ATGTCTACAATGCAAGAAGTGGCAAAGAAAGCCGGTGTTTCAAAAGCCACTGTTTCGCGTGTTTTGTCGGGCAAAGGCTATGTCAGTGATGCGACTAAGGAGCAGGTCTTTAAAGCAATTGAAGAGACTGGGTATCGGCCAAATTTGCTGGCGAGAAATCTGGCAACAAATAAATCTGAATGCATTGGCTTGGTAGTGACCAATACTCTGTATAACGGCAGTTATTTCAATGAAATACTGTCTCAAGCCGCACAGAAATTAGAGAATAATGGCCGTCAGTTAGTGCTGGTTGACGGGAAACACAGTGCTAAAGAGGAACAAGAAGCTATTCAGTTTCTGCTCGATTTACGCTGTGATGCAATAATAATTTATCCCCGCTTTTTAACGGTTGATGCCATGGATCTTATTATTGATAAATATAAACAGCCGATTATGGTGGTTAACAGAAAGCTGCGAAAAAATCATAGCCACTGTATTTTCTGTGACCATAAAGGCTCCAGTTATAATGCGACTAAATACCTTATTGAGCGAGGTCATCGGGATATCGCTTTTATTACCGGTTCGCTTGACTCCCCGACCGCGATTGAGCGCCTCTCCGGGTATAAAGCAGCATTGGCCGCATTTTCTCTACCTGCTCAAGATAATCTTATTGTGCAAGGAAAATGGACAGCGGCAAGTGGGGCAACTGCGGTAGAATCATTATTAACCAACCCATCCTCCTTCAGCGCAATTATCGCCAGTAATGATGATATGGCCATTGGTGCAATGAAAAGACTAAATGAAGTCGGATTAAAAGTTCCTGGCGATATTTCTATTATTGGGTTTGATAATATCCCTATTGCGCCTTTCCTATTGCCTCCATTATCCAGTATCAAAGATCCCGTCAGTGGTATGATAAATGAAGTCATTAATCGGTTAGTTTCAATGCTGGATGGCGGATATTTATCAAATGAAAATATATTCCAATCTGATCTGATCATCAGAGACTCGGTCAGTAATGGGCCTTTTTTTAGCTCATTCAATGCTTAA